GAAGGCCGGGCCATCGCCATCCCCGTGCAGGCGCGCCGCACCAAGCGCGACATCATCCCCAAGTCCCAGCGCCCCCCGGCGCTCTATGCCAGCAAGCGCGCCCAGTCGGGCCGCATCTTCTCGCGGCGCGGCCTCCTGCTCCAGAAACTCGGGCGTGGTGCCCGCGCCACCCTCCGTGTGCTCTACGTCTGGAAATCGCGCGCCCGCACCCCCGCCATCCTCCACTTCGTAGACACGGCCCACCAGGCCGCCGACCGCCACTGGCCCGGCCGCGCGCTCGAGGCCATTGACCGCGCCATCGCCACCATGCGCCGATGATGACCGAACACGCAACCCACATGATGACAAGCGTTTACAGGGTCCTCCCCCCGGCCCCACCGCCGGTCACGCCGAGCGTCCGATGCTGCGTTGTATGCACGCCACACTCTGAGCATCTGGCATTGTCATGGCGTCTCGCGTCCTGACGAGTTCGCAGAAGGAGTTGGCGGACCTCTTCGGCGTGAGCCGGGAGACGATTCGGCAGTGGGTGTTGGAGGGGATGCCGACGCGGACGGTGAGTGGCCAGACGCGGTACGTCGCGCGCGAGTGTGTGCAGTGGCGTCGGGACCGGGACAGGGAGGCGGGGCGCCCGGACAGTCCGGTCGAGGCGGAGGAGCGGGCGCGGAAGCTCCGGGCGGATGCGGACCTGGCGGAACTCCGGCTCGCGGAACGGCGGCGGCAGCTCGTGCCGGCAGCCGAGGTCGAACACGAGTGGGATCGGATCTGCAGTGTGCTCCGCTCGCGCATTCTGGCCGTGCGCGGGCG
This region of Longimicrobiaceae bacterium genomic DNA includes:
- a CDS encoding terminase small subunit, producing MASRVLTSSQKELADLFGVSRETIRQWVLEGMPTRTVSGQTRYVARECVQWRRDRDREAGRPDSPVEAEERARKLRADADLAELRLAERRRQLVPAAEVEHEWDRICSVLRSRILAVRGRWAPRVLGLGTMPEATGVLDDLTRDLLSVLAAAADEVEAGDEAEDDAA